In Musa acuminata AAA Group cultivar baxijiao chromosome BXJ2-3, Cavendish_Baxijiao_AAA, whole genome shotgun sequence, the following proteins share a genomic window:
- the LOC135582221 gene encoding transcription factor BIM1-like isoform X1: MIIRVVFTGKEVTQDFLSLCTKDYSSFQHQDPRPPPAPGGFYLQTHDFLMPLVEKKERRQQEKEDSSRRNGEATAADKTTPERPPQHVLPGGIGTFSIRHVRGADAKRSRCGLAPPGAPGDGSKSEAGYYDSPHTYDAAVWSDGRWPYLSFGPCGSSVATSAATRWHAGPETKLLVEAAEQCDDELFGKREGSSSRKEWAIKVDGMGSCSDQRPNTPRSKHSATEQRRRTKINDRFQILRELIPHSDQKKDKASFLLEVIEYIRFLQKKVQKYESACPEWNQNNSKLMPWINITKPPQNKSSQGLGDGSASPAYMFSEKFDETGISFAQNPAEPDESCTVSFKTRKSAKDFANVDSTASRSPSQWLRLPVRADCGASDSMLNEQGKVTIDEDTTNESTKYSQGLLNTLNQALQISGVNISQASISVEINLGKRAINRRLTAAATTSSAEVHEDPVSTNQAIEHSMKGSSSERPSQRPKRQNG, from the exons AGGCCGCCACCTGCCCCAG GTGGTTTCTATCTACAGACGCATGACTTCTTGATGCCGCTGGTGGAGAAGAAGGAGCGGCGGCAGCAGGAGAAGGAAGACAGCTCACGACGAAACGGTGAAGCAACGGCGGCGGACAAGACAACTCCCGAGAGGCCGCCGCAGCACGTGCTGCCGGGTGGGATTGGCACGTTTAGCATCAGGCACGTGCGGGGCGCCGACGCGAAGAGGAGCAGGTGCGGCCTTGCACCACCCGGTGCGCCCGGTGATGGCAGTAAATCCGAAGCCGGTTACTACGACTCCCCGCACACGTACGATGCGGCCGTGTGGTCCGATG GCCGATGGCCGTACCTCTCGTTCGGCCCCTGCGGCAGCTCCGTGGCGACCTCCGCCGCCACAAG GTGGCACGCTGGGCCGGAGACGAAGCTACTCGTGGAGGCCGCCGAGCAATGCGACGACGAGCTGTTTGGGAAGAGAGAGGGCTCCTCCTCCCGTAAAG AATGGGCAATTAAAGTAGATGGAATGGGGAGTTGCTCTGATCAGAGACCCAACACCCCAAGATCCAAGCACTCTGCAACAGAGCAGCGGAGAAGAACTAAGATTAATGACAG ATTTCAGATTCTTAGGGAACTTATACCTCATAGTGATCAGAAGAAGGATAAAGCATCGTTTCTTTTGGAG GTCATCGAGTATATACGGTTTTTACAGAAGAAGGTGCAAAAGTATGAGTCAGCATGCCCAGAATGGAATCAGAACAATTCCAAGTTAATGCCATGGATAAATATCACTAAGCCTCCCCAAAAT AAGAGCAGCCAAGGCCTGGGAGATGGTTCTGCTTCTCCTGCATATATGTTCTCAGAAAAATTTGATGAGACTGGGATCTCATTTGCACAGAATCCAGCTGAGCCAGATGAGAGTTGTACTGTTTCTTTCAAGACAAGAAAATCCGCTAAGGATTTTGCAA ATGTAGATAGCACTGCATCTCGGTCTCCATCTCAGTGGCTAAGATTACCTGTGCGTGCTGATTGTGGTGCGAGTGATAGTATGTTAAATGAACAAGGAAAGGTGACGATTGATGAAGACACGACCAATGAATCTACAAAGTACTCTCAGGG GCTGTTGAATACATTAAATCAGGCATTACAAATTTCCGGTGTCAATATATCTCAAGCCAGTATATCTGTTGAGATTAATCTTGGCAAAAGAGCAATTAATAGGAGACTAACCGCAGCTGCGACCACTTCAAGTGCTGAG GTTCATGAAGATCCTGTATCCACAAATCAAGCAATTGAGCACTCCATGAAGGGGAGCAGCAGTGAGAGGCCTTCACAAAGACCCAAGAGACAGAATGGATAA
- the LOC135582221 gene encoding transcription factor BIM1-like isoform X3 — MRMELQGKEVTQDFLSLCTKDYSSFQHQDPRPPPAPGGFYLQTHDFLMPLVEKKERRQQEKEDSSRRNGEATAADKTTPERPPQHVLPGGIGTFSIRHVRGADAKRSRCGLAPPGAPGDGSKSEAGYYDSPHTYDAAVWSDGRWPYLSFGPCGSSVATSAATRWHAGPETKLLVEAAEQCDDELFGKREGSSSRKEWAIKVDGMGSCSDQRPNTPRSKHSATEQRRRTKINDRFQILRELIPHSDQKKDKASFLLEVIEYIRFLQKKVQKYESACPEWNQNNSKLMPWINITKPPQNKSSQGLGDGSASPAYMFSEKFDETGISFAQNPAEPDESCTVSFKTRKSAKDFANVDSTASRSPSQWLRLPVRADCGASDSMLNEQGKVTIDEDTTNESTKYSQGLLNTLNQALQISGVNISQASISVEINLGKRAINRRLTAAATTSSAEVHEDPVSTNQAIEHSMKGSSSERPSQRPKRQNG, encoded by the exons AGGCCGCCACCTGCCCCAG GTGGTTTCTATCTACAGACGCATGACTTCTTGATGCCGCTGGTGGAGAAGAAGGAGCGGCGGCAGCAGGAGAAGGAAGACAGCTCACGACGAAACGGTGAAGCAACGGCGGCGGACAAGACAACTCCCGAGAGGCCGCCGCAGCACGTGCTGCCGGGTGGGATTGGCACGTTTAGCATCAGGCACGTGCGGGGCGCCGACGCGAAGAGGAGCAGGTGCGGCCTTGCACCACCCGGTGCGCCCGGTGATGGCAGTAAATCCGAAGCCGGTTACTACGACTCCCCGCACACGTACGATGCGGCCGTGTGGTCCGATG GCCGATGGCCGTACCTCTCGTTCGGCCCCTGCGGCAGCTCCGTGGCGACCTCCGCCGCCACAAG GTGGCACGCTGGGCCGGAGACGAAGCTACTCGTGGAGGCCGCCGAGCAATGCGACGACGAGCTGTTTGGGAAGAGAGAGGGCTCCTCCTCCCGTAAAG AATGGGCAATTAAAGTAGATGGAATGGGGAGTTGCTCTGATCAGAGACCCAACACCCCAAGATCCAAGCACTCTGCAACAGAGCAGCGGAGAAGAACTAAGATTAATGACAG ATTTCAGATTCTTAGGGAACTTATACCTCATAGTGATCAGAAGAAGGATAAAGCATCGTTTCTTTTGGAG GTCATCGAGTATATACGGTTTTTACAGAAGAAGGTGCAAAAGTATGAGTCAGCATGCCCAGAATGGAATCAGAACAATTCCAAGTTAATGCCATGGATAAATATCACTAAGCCTCCCCAAAAT AAGAGCAGCCAAGGCCTGGGAGATGGTTCTGCTTCTCCTGCATATATGTTCTCAGAAAAATTTGATGAGACTGGGATCTCATTTGCACAGAATCCAGCTGAGCCAGATGAGAGTTGTACTGTTTCTTTCAAGACAAGAAAATCCGCTAAGGATTTTGCAA ATGTAGATAGCACTGCATCTCGGTCTCCATCTCAGTGGCTAAGATTACCTGTGCGTGCTGATTGTGGTGCGAGTGATAGTATGTTAAATGAACAAGGAAAGGTGACGATTGATGAAGACACGACCAATGAATCTACAAAGTACTCTCAGGG GCTGTTGAATACATTAAATCAGGCATTACAAATTTCCGGTGTCAATATATCTCAAGCCAGTATATCTGTTGAGATTAATCTTGGCAAAAGAGCAATTAATAGGAGACTAACCGCAGCTGCGACCACTTCAAGTGCTGAG GTTCATGAAGATCCTGTATCCACAAATCAAGCAATTGAGCACTCCATGAAGGGGAGCAGCAGTGAGAGGCCTTCACAAAGACCCAAGAGACAGAATGGATAA
- the LOC135582221 gene encoding transcription factor BIM2-like isoform X2, with product MPLVEKKERRQQEKEDSSRRNGEATAADKTTPERPPQHVLPGGIGTFSIRHVRGADAKRSRCGLAPPGAPGDGSKSEAGYYDSPHTYDAAVWSDGRWPYLSFGPCGSSVATSAATRWHAGPETKLLVEAAEQCDDELFGKREGSSSRKEWAIKVDGMGSCSDQRPNTPRSKHSATEQRRRTKINDRFQILRELIPHSDQKKDKASFLLEVIEYIRFLQKKVQKYESACPEWNQNNSKLMPWINITKPPQNKSSQGLGDGSASPAYMFSEKFDETGISFAQNPAEPDESCTVSFKTRKSAKDFANVDSTASRSPSQWLRLPVRADCGASDSMLNEQGKVTIDEDTTNESTKYSQGLLNTLNQALQISGVNISQASISVEINLGKRAINRRLTAAATTSSAEVHEDPVSTNQAIEHSMKGSSSERPSQRPKRQNG from the exons ATGCCGCTGGTGGAGAAGAAGGAGCGGCGGCAGCAGGAGAAGGAAGACAGCTCACGACGAAACGGTGAAGCAACGGCGGCGGACAAGACAACTCCCGAGAGGCCGCCGCAGCACGTGCTGCCGGGTGGGATTGGCACGTTTAGCATCAGGCACGTGCGGGGCGCCGACGCGAAGAGGAGCAGGTGCGGCCTTGCACCACCCGGTGCGCCCGGTGATGGCAGTAAATCCGAAGCCGGTTACTACGACTCCCCGCACACGTACGATGCGGCCGTGTGGTCCGATG GCCGATGGCCGTACCTCTCGTTCGGCCCCTGCGGCAGCTCCGTGGCGACCTCCGCCGCCACAAG GTGGCACGCTGGGCCGGAGACGAAGCTACTCGTGGAGGCCGCCGAGCAATGCGACGACGAGCTGTTTGGGAAGAGAGAGGGCTCCTCCTCCCGTAAAG AATGGGCAATTAAAGTAGATGGAATGGGGAGTTGCTCTGATCAGAGACCCAACACCCCAAGATCCAAGCACTCTGCAACAGAGCAGCGGAGAAGAACTAAGATTAATGACAG ATTTCAGATTCTTAGGGAACTTATACCTCATAGTGATCAGAAGAAGGATAAAGCATCGTTTCTTTTGGAG GTCATCGAGTATATACGGTTTTTACAGAAGAAGGTGCAAAAGTATGAGTCAGCATGCCCAGAATGGAATCAGAACAATTCCAAGTTAATGCCATGGATAAATATCACTAAGCCTCCCCAAAAT AAGAGCAGCCAAGGCCTGGGAGATGGTTCTGCTTCTCCTGCATATATGTTCTCAGAAAAATTTGATGAGACTGGGATCTCATTTGCACAGAATCCAGCTGAGCCAGATGAGAGTTGTACTGTTTCTTTCAAGACAAGAAAATCCGCTAAGGATTTTGCAA ATGTAGATAGCACTGCATCTCGGTCTCCATCTCAGTGGCTAAGATTACCTGTGCGTGCTGATTGTGGTGCGAGTGATAGTATGTTAAATGAACAAGGAAAGGTGACGATTGATGAAGACACGACCAATGAATCTACAAAGTACTCTCAGGG GCTGTTGAATACATTAAATCAGGCATTACAAATTTCCGGTGTCAATATATCTCAAGCCAGTATATCTGTTGAGATTAATCTTGGCAAAAGAGCAATTAATAGGAGACTAACCGCAGCTGCGACCACTTCAAGTGCTGAG GTTCATGAAGATCCTGTATCCACAAATCAAGCAATTGAGCACTCCATGAAGGGGAGCAGCAGTGAGAGGCCTTCACAAAGACCCAAGAGACAGAATGGATAA